GGGAGACAAGGTACGTATCGTAGAAACACCCGAAGGGCTGCTGATTTCGCCCTACGATCCGGATTTTGAGCGTGCGATGGATGCGTACACAGAGGGTGCGGCATCTTACAGAAATGCGCTGCGTGAACTCTCGAAATGACAGGCAGGGGTAACAAGGGGGAACCCAAATGGCTTACCCGCGCCATGGTCGACGTATTCCAGATCGATCTGATCAGGCAGCATGGTGGGTCGCCAAGGGTGCGCGATGGCGGCCTGATCGATTCTGCGCTGGCGCGCCCACTGAATCGATTTGCCTACGAAGCAGACGCGGACTTGATTGATTTGGCGGCATCCTATGCCGTCGGACTGGCGAAGAATCATGGCTACATCGACGGCAACAAGCGCGTAGCCTTTATGGCCATGTACGTATTTCTCAGGATCAACGGCATTCGGCTTGTTGCTCCTGAACCGGACGCCGTCCGTGTCATGCTTGATGTCGCTACCGGAGCACTGGACGAGCGGACATTGGCTGCGTGGCTACGGGAAAACGTCGATTGAGCGCCATTTCAGGCTGTTTGCTTTTTTCAGTCTGGTCGCCGTATAATTGCCACACTTCCATAAAGAACGACCGAGGGACTGGCCCTGTGACGTCGTAGCAACCGGGTTCCGCAAAACGGAACTGCCTTGGTGCTAAATCCTGCTCGAAGCGAAGCTCGAGGATGATGGGAGGAGGACGGCAGCCCATCGGGCAGCCGGTGCACCCTCCCCACTATCCGGGAGGGTTTTTTCGTTTTCGGGGATGATGGGAGCTGTGGGTCGGCCCAGCCGCCCCGTGGTTCCGGCACCGGGAAGCGGTGGCTGCGCATCGAGCGGGAAAGGTTTTTCGGCCAAACCGAACCCGAACCGACATGAAGCTCCAGACCCGACTCGCACTCGCCGGACAAGAAACCGATGGCGCCTACCGCAGCGTGGTGCCGCCCATCTACCAGTCGGCGATTTTCAAGTTCGAGAATCCCGATACGAAGCCCGCCTACGACTATTCCCGCAGCGGAAACCCCGGGCGGAATGCCCTGGAAGTGGTCCTGGCCGACCTGGAAGGCGGCGCCGGGGCGGTGGCCACATCGAGCGGCATGTCGGCGGTCACGACCGTTCTGGGCCTGTACAATGCCGACGCCCACATCCTGTGTTCGCACGACTGTTACGGCGGTACGGAGCGCCTGCTCACCGTCTGGGCGCGGCAGGGCCGGCTGAAGGTATCGTTCGTGGATCTGACCGATGTCCGGGCCCTTGAAGCCGCCATCCGGCCCGACACCAAGGCCATCTGGGCCGAAACCCCGTCGAATCCGCTGCTGCGGATAATTGACCTGGCCGCGGTGAGCGCGGTGGCGAAGCGGCACGACCTCGAACTCATTGTGGACAACACGTTTCTGTCGCCGCTCTTCCAGCGGCCGTTCGAGCATGGCGCGGACCTGATAGTACACTCGACGACGAAGTATCTGAACGGCCACTCGGACATCGTAGGCGGTGCGGTGGTGGCGAGGACGGAGGAGCGGGCGGCGGATATCCGGTTCACGTCAAATGCACTCGGTTTGACCGCCGCCCCATTCGACAGTTGGTTACTGGTTCGCGGCCTGAAAACGCTCCCCCTCCGGCTCAAGCAGCACGAAGAGAATGCCTTCGCGGTGGCGCGCTTCCTGGCCGGGCATGACGCGGTCGATGAGGTGTTCTACCCGGGCCTCGAAACCCATGTGGGCCATGACATTGCGCGCAAACAGCAGTCCGGGTTCGGAGGCATTGTGAGCTTCCGTCTGAAGGGCACGGGGGACGATGTGCGCCGCGTGTTGGGCGCCACGCGCGTGTTTGCGCTGGCCGAAAGCCTGGGCGGCGTGGAATCGCTCATCGAGCAGCCCGCGACCATGAGCCACGCCTCCATGCGGCCCGAGCAGCGCGCCGAAGCGGGCATCACCGAACAGATCATCCGCCTGTCTGTGGGGATTGAGGATCCATCGGACCTGCTCGCCGACCTGGAGTTGGCGCTCAGCCGGGTCTGCACGGCACAGCCAGCACACGCGCCCAATGGTGTGAAAACGGAGGCTCCGAAAACAAACGGGGTAAAACGCAGCGCAGGGGTCCCGGTCTGAGATGAGTACGCTCCAGTCAAAAACTGTAAATCCCCGGCTCAGCCCGCCCCGGCACGTATTCTTTGCCGGAGATGTCACCCTCGAGAGTGGGCGGACGCTGAAGGGCGTCGAAGTGGCGTACGAGACGTGGGGCCGGCTGAACGATGCCAAGGACAACGCGATTGTGGTTTGCCATTCGCTGACGGGTGACAGCCACGTGCCGACGTGGTGGCCGGGGCTCATCGGGAGCGGCGCGCCGATTGATACGGACCGGTATTTCGTGGTGTGCGCCAATATGCTCGGATCGTGCTACGGCACGACGGGGCCGTCCAGCACGAATCCGGAAACAGGCCGCCCGTACCGCGCGGACTTTCCCGTGCCCACCATCCGGGACGGCGTGCGCTTGCATCGGCGGCTCCTGGACTGGCTCGGCGTTCGGCGCGTGCACGCCGCTATTGGGGGCTCGCTCGGCGGCATGCAGGTCCTGGAGTGGGGCTTCGAAACGGCCGGGTCCGAGCAGAACGAGCCCTACGTCCAACACCTCATCCCCGTAGCGACGTCGGGGCGGCATTCGGCGTGGTGCATTGCGTGGAGCGAGAGCCAGCGGCAGGCCATTTATGCCGATCCGGCGTGGAACGGCGGGAATTACAGCGCGGCGCATCCGCCGCGGCAGGGCCTGGGTGCTGCGCGCATGATGGCCATGTTGTCGTATCGGACACAAGCATCGTTTGAAACCCGGTTCGGGACGGATACGGCGACGGTGCAGTCCTATCTGCATCATCAGGGGAAAAAACTGGTGGACCGGTTCGATGCGAACAGCTACGTGCGCCTGAGCGAATCGGCCAACACGCACGATGTGGCGCGGGGGCGGGGCGAATACGATGCGGTGCTCGCCAGCCTCACGCAGCCGACGCTCGTGGTGGGCGTGGATTCGGATGTGTTGTTTCCGCTGCGCGAACAGGAAGAACTGGCGCGGATCATGCCGCATGCCGATCTTGCCATTATTGAATCGGAGCACGGCCACGACGGCTTCCTGCTCGAAACCCCGCAATTGGGCGCCCTCCTCCGGGATTGGCTCCACACGTTTGAACCGAACATCGAAGAAGCATCATGCATATTGACCTGACCGACCAGACCATCCTCGTTACCGGCGCAAGCCGCGGAATAGGCGCTGAAATCACGCGCCAGTTGCACGCCAGCGGTGCCCATGTGGCCCTGCATTACGGTCGTTCGGAAGATGAGGCGCGTGCGCTGGCCAAGGAACTCGGTGACGGCCGCGTGACGCTGTTCCGCGCCG
Above is a window of Rhodothermales bacterium DNA encoding:
- a CDS encoding AbrB/MazE/SpoVT family DNA-binding domain-containing protein — encoded protein: MQKQTTIRKIGNSLGTTLPKDLLDRAHLKEGDKVRIVETPEGLLISPYDPDFERAMDAYTEGAASYRNALRELSK
- a CDS encoding type II toxin-antitoxin system death-on-curing family toxin; protein product: MVDVFQIDLIRQHGGSPRVRDGGLIDSALARPLNRFAYEADADLIDLAASYAVGLAKNHGYIDGNKRVAFMAMYVFLRINGIRLVAPEPDAVRVMLDVATGALDERTLAAWLRENVD
- a CDS encoding PLP-dependent aspartate aminotransferase family protein — protein: MKLQTRLALAGQETDGAYRSVVPPIYQSAIFKFENPDTKPAYDYSRSGNPGRNALEVVLADLEGGAGAVATSSGMSAVTTVLGLYNADAHILCSHDCYGGTERLLTVWARQGRLKVSFVDLTDVRALEAAIRPDTKAIWAETPSNPLLRIIDLAAVSAVAKRHDLELIVDNTFLSPLFQRPFEHGADLIVHSTTKYLNGHSDIVGGAVVARTEERAADIRFTSNALGLTAAPFDSWLLVRGLKTLPLRLKQHEENAFAVARFLAGHDAVDEVFYPGLETHVGHDIARKQQSGFGGIVSFRLKGTGDDVRRVLGATRVFALAESLGGVESLIEQPATMSHASMRPEQRAEAGITEQIIRLSVGIEDPSDLLADLELALSRVCTAQPAHAPNGVKTEAPKTNGVKRSAGVPV
- the metX gene encoding homoserine O-acetyltransferase, which translates into the protein MSTLQSKTVNPRLSPPRHVFFAGDVTLESGRTLKGVEVAYETWGRLNDAKDNAIVVCHSLTGDSHVPTWWPGLIGSGAPIDTDRYFVVCANMLGSCYGTTGPSSTNPETGRPYRADFPVPTIRDGVRLHRRLLDWLGVRRVHAAIGGSLGGMQVLEWGFETAGSEQNEPYVQHLIPVATSGRHSAWCIAWSESQRQAIYADPAWNGGNYSAAHPPRQGLGAARMMAMLSYRTQASFETRFGTDTATVQSYLHHQGKKLVDRFDANSYVRLSESANTHDVARGRGEYDAVLASLTQPTLVVGVDSDVLFPLREQEELARIMPHADLAIIESEHGHDGFLLETPQLGALLRDWLHTFEPNIEEASCILT